The Arachis hypogaea cultivar Tifrunner unplaced genomic scaffold, arahy.Tifrunner.gnm2.J5K5 arahy.Tifrunner.gnm2.scaffold_21, whole genome shotgun sequence genome contains a region encoding:
- the LOC114926170 gene encoding uncharacterized protein, with protein sequence MNCFSNLSSYTAAILARFLSSRRSLCNFPIKITLPPTLSPRSQFVLARFPSRCCYSSSSSAKKGRKKKVVEPEPVASVMEHEEKVTFFVVRKGDIVGVYDTLVDCQSQVGSSVCDPPVSVYKGYSLSKDTQNYLVSRGLKNALYTIRAADLIEDLLACLFLALSKILLLLKGPLQVTMYRKRDM encoded by the exons ATGAACTGCTTCTCCAACCTCTCATCCTACACTGCCGCCATCCTCGCTCGCTTCCTATCCAGCCGCCGTTCCCTCTGCAACTTCCCCATTAAGATAACTCTTCCTCCTACTCTCTCTCCCCGCTCTCAGTTCGTGCTCGCTAGGTTTCCCTCTCGCTGCTgctactcctcctcctcctctgccaAGAAAGGCCGCAAGAAGAAGGTGGTGGAGCCTGAACCTGTGGCGTCTGTTATGGAGCATGAGGAGAAGGTCACCTTCTTTGTGGTCCGAAAAGGGGACATCGTTGGAGTATATGATACACTCGTTGATTGCCAGTCTCAAGTTGGATCCTCT GTATGTGATCCTCCTGTTAGTGTGTACAAGGGATATTCTTTGTCGAAGGACACTCAGAATTATCTTGTTTCACGTGGACTCAAGAATGCCTTGTACACAATTAGAGCTGCTGATTTGATAGAGGATTTATTGGCATGCTTGTTCCTTGCCCTTTCAAA GATCCTGCTTCTATTGAAAGGGCCACTTCAAGTAACGATGTATCGAAAAAGAGATATGTAG